A genomic window from Macaca thibetana thibetana isolate TM-01 chromosome 16, ASM2454274v1, whole genome shotgun sequence includes:
- the CDK5R1 gene encoding cyclin-dependent kinase 5 activator 1 — protein sequence MGTVLSLSPSYRKATLFEDGAATVGHYTAVQNSKNAKDKNLKRHSIISVLPWKRIVAVSAKKKNSKKVQPNSSYQNNITHLNNENLKKSLSCANLSTFAQPPPAQPPAPPASQLSGSQTGGSSSVKKAPHPAVTSAGTPKRVIVQASTSELLRCLGEFLCRRCYRLKHLSPTDPVLWLRSVDRSLLLQGWQDQGFITPANVVFLYMLCRDVISSEVGSDHELQAVLLTCLYLSYSYMGNEISYPLKPFLVESCKEAFWDRCLSVINLMSSKMLQINADPHYFTQVFSDLKNESSQEDKKRLLLGLDR from the coding sequence ATGGGCACGGTGCTGTCCCTGTCCCCCAGCTACCGGAAGGCCACGCTGTTTGAGGATGGCGCGGCCACCGTGGGCCACTATACGGCCGTACAGAACAGCAAGAACGCCAAGGACAAGAACCTGAAGCGCCACTCCATCATCTCCGTGCTGCCTTGGAAGAGAATCGTGGCCGTGTCGGCCAAGAAGAAGAACTCCAAGAAGGTGCAGCCCAACAGCAGCTACCAGAACAACATCACGCACCTCAACAATGAGAACCTGAAGAAGTCGCTGTCGTGCGCCAACCTGTCCACATTCGCCCAGCCCCCACCGGCCCAGCCGCCCGCACCCCCGGCCAGCCAGCTCTCGGGCTCCCAGACCGGGGGCTCCTCCTCGGTCAAGAAAGCCCCTCACCCTGCCGTCACCTCCGCAGGGACGCCCAAACGGGTCATCGTCCAGGCGTCCACCAGCGAGCTGCTGCGCTGCCTGGGTGAGTTTCTCTGCCGCCGGTGCTACCGCCTGAAGCACCTGTCCCCCACGGACCCCGTGCTCTGGCTGCGCAGCGTGGACCGCTCGCTGCTTCTGCAGGGCTGGCAGGACCAGGGCTTCATCACGCCGGCCAACGTGGTCTTCCTCTACATGCTCTGCAGGGATGTTATCTCCTCCGAGGTGGGCTCGGATCACGAGCTCCAGGCCGTCCTGCTGACGTGCCTGTACCTCTCCTACTCCTACATGGGCAACGAGATCTCCTACCCGCTCAAGCCCTTCCTGGTGGAGAGCTGCAAGGAGGCCTTTTGGGACCGTTGCCTCTCTGTCATCAACCTCATGAGCTCAAAGATGCTGCAGATAAATGCCGACCCACACTACTTCACACAGGTCTTCTCCGACCTGAAGAACGAGAGCAGCCAGGAGGACAAGAAGCGGCTCCTCCTAGGCCTGGATCGGTGA